Part of the Paenibacillus antri genome is shown below.
AATTCGTCGCCAAGGCGCTGACGATGCTGCTCATAGCGGTCTTGCAATCGACCATCGTCTCGGCCGTCATGGTGTACGGCATCGGTCTCGAAGTGACGAACGTGCCTTATTTCTTCTTATACACGACGATTACGGGGTTGGCTTTTTCGTTTACGATTCTAGCGTTGGTCGCTTGGTTCGATAATGTCGGCCGTTTTCTCGTCATCTTGGTCATGGTGTTGCAGCTGGCGTCCAGCGCGGGTACATTCCCGCTAGAGCTGCTGCCGACGTGGATGCAGGCGATCCATCCGTATTTGCCGATGACCCACAGCATCGTAGGCTTCCGAGCGGTCATCGCCGGCGGCGACTTCGGGGTCATGTGGCAGCAAGCGTTCTTGCTCGCGGCGGTGGCAGCGCTCGGGGCGTTCGCGACGTTCGGCTACTTCATGCTGCGGGAGCGCGACGGCGACGGCGAACCGAACATGGACGTCGAAGCGACGGCCGTGCCGGCGTGACTTAGGCGTACTCATCGATTCTACCGGCGACATGCTCCACGGTCTTGCAACGTGGACGCGGTCGCCGTTTTTTATTTTTATATGAAGTTTAGTGGGAAGCCTTGATCCACATGGAAAATGATGGTAGCATTATGGAATAATTTGGTCACAAGTCTACGAATCTAGTTTTCATTTTCCAGAGAGGAGCGATGAAAGGATGGTCGTTAGACCCAAGCTCGCGAGGTCGGCCGCAAGAGCCGCCGCGTTCGCGGTTGCCATGACGCTGGCGTTCGGCGCGCATGCCTCCGCAGCCGTGCAGGAGAAAAAAGCGGAGGAGCCGAAACCTATCCCGCCCTACGTCATTTCCGCAGAGGACAGTCATAATATCGCTTACGACGAGAAAGGGCAAGTGTGGTACTGGGGAGGCCTTGTCGATCTCGTCGAAGGGCAGATCAAATTTCAAGACAATCGGCCGAAGATAATGCAAGGCTTGAAGGACGTCGCATCCGTAACTGCCGGTCACTCGACGGATATAATCGTCAAGAAGGACGGCAGCGTTTGGGAATGGGGCAGGAAATTCACCTATACCGATGGAAGCAACGGCTTCTCCCAGTTGATCGAGCCTAAACGGATCGACGGTTTGGAGCGCATCGTGAAAGCATTTCCCTCGAGCGGGGTATTCGGGGCGATCGACGAAGACGGTTCCGTATGGGTATGGCATACCTTGCCCTCGCCTACGAAGCCGATGAAGTTGGAAACCCGGAAGGCGAAGGAAATCTCGTTCAGCGGAGGAACGGCGTATATTTTGGCGACCGACGGCACCGTGTGGCAGTGGAAGGCGTACTTCGGCGGAGGCTGGGGCTCGTTGCCTCAGGCGAACGCGAGCGCGAATACGACCCGGGTCGAAGGCGTGAGCAAGGTTGTCGCGTTGTCGCGGTCTTCGGTCGGAAGCAATCATATATTCGCAATCAAGGAAGACGGCTCCGTCTACGGATGGGGCAATAATGGCTCGGGAAATCTTGGGCTGGAAAATACCCGCGAGGTATCCAAGCCGCAGCTCATTCCGAACTTGACAAACGTCGCGGCGATCGAAACGGCTTCATACAAAACGCTTATCGTCAAGACGGACGGCACCGTATGGAGACTCGGCATGGAAATCGGAGCGAATCCCGATCTGGAGCGCAACGCGTACGAGCCGGAGCAGATCGAGGGGCTGACCGACGTCGTATCCGTCGCGCTCGGCGACTTCCATGCGATCGCCGCGACTTCGGCCGGCGAGATCTGGACGTGGGGGTTCGTCGGCGATTTCGGCCTCAACCACAAGGAAGTTCCGGTGCTACTAACGCTGCCGAAAAAGTAAATCCATCATAAAAAATCCGGATGCGCTGCGGCCGAAACACAAGGGCCGCAAGCATCCGGATTTTTATTTGAGTCGAAGCGACTCCCACAAATAATAAGTCGCGTAGGTGCGCCACGGCGCCCAGGCCGCGCCGATCGCGTCGATGTCCGCCGCGGACGGCTGCGCGTCGAGGCCGTAGACGTTGCGGACGGCGTTGCGCAGGCCGATGTCGGCGGCGGGCAGCAGATCGGCCCGCCCGTACGCGAAGATGAGCAGACATTCGACGCTCCAACGACCGATGCCGCGCAGCTGCGTCAGGTCGCGCATCGCTTCGTCGTCGCTCATCCGTTCCACGCGGGACCAATCGATCCGTCCGTCGACGACGGCGCGCGCCGTATCGATGACGTACTCGGCTTTGCGCTGCGAGAACGACAGCGCGCGCAGCTCGTCGTACGACAGCCGCGCGACCGCCTCCGCGTCGGGGAACACGAGCAGCGGCTTCCCCTCATGCTCGAGCGTCTCGCCGGCGAGCACGGCCAGCCGTTCGATCAAGGTGCCCGCGAACGACAGGTTCAGCTGCTGCGTGATAATCGTCTTCATCATGCATTCGAACGGGTCGGGATCGAGCAGCAGCTTCGAGCCGCGCAGCCGCTCGAACAGCGAAGCGAAGCGGGCGTCGCCGCCGAGCGCCGCGTAGCACGCGGCGAGATCGACGTTAGCGCCGATCATATGCGCGACCGCGCGCGCCGCTTCCGCGGCGGCTGCCGGCGGCGTGCCCGCCGGCAGCACGGCGTCGGCGGTCGGCGCCTCCGCGTCGCCGCCGAATTCGACGGCGACCGCAAGCGCCCCGCCGCCGGCGCGAATCGCGCGGGCGAAGCGCATCCGCTCCGGCTCGAGGCGGACGAGCCGGGCGCGGTTGCCGACCTGCTCGTACCGCTCGAAGAGCAGCTTCGCGTCGTAGGGCGGCACGATCGGGATCGGAATGCGTACCGGCGTCTCCGAGGCGGTAAGAACATCCGTCATACGTTCTTCAGCCCCGCGCCCATGAGCAGCGACTCGCCGCTATCCTTCAGCACGCGGTCGATCGTGCCGCCGCCGAGGCATGTCTCGCCGTCGTAGAACACGACCGCCTGGCCCGGCGTTATCGCCTTCTGCGGCGTCTCGAACTCGACGACGCAGGCGTCCGCGCCGGTCATCGTCACGCGCACCGCCTGATCCGGCTGGCGGTAGCGGAACTTCGCGGCGACGGAGAACGTTCCGTCCGCCGGAGGACGCCCCGCGACCCAGCTGACGCCCGTCGCTTCGAGACGATGCGAATACAGCCGCGGATCCGACTCGCCTTGCACCACGTACAGGATGTTGCGCTCCAGATCCTTGTCCGCGACGAACCACGGCTCGCCCGTGCCGCTGCCGCCGATGCCGAGCCCTTGGCGTTGGCCTAGCGTGTAATACATAAGGCCGTCGTGCCGGCCCTTCACTTCGCCGTCGAACGTGCGGATTTCGCCGCCGCGCGCAGGCAAATAGCCGCTCAGGAACTCCTTGAAGTTCTTCTCGCCGATGAAGCAGACGCCGGTGCTGTCCTTCTTCTTGGCCGTGGCGAGGCCCGCTTCTTCCGCGATGGCGCGAATTTCCGGCTTCGTATAGCCGCCGATCGGGAACATCGCCTTGGACAGCTGGCGTTGGTTCAGCGCGTTCAAGAAATACGTTTGGTCCTTGTTTCGGTCGACGCCGCGAAGCAGCTTGAACTCGCCGTCTTCTTCGACGACGCGCGCGTAATGTCCGGTCGCGACGTAGTCGGCGCCGAGCTCGATCGCCTTCGACAGAAATTCGCCGAACTTGATTTCGCGGTTGCACATGACGTCGGGATTCGGCGTGCGGCCGGCCCGGTACTCGTCCAGAAAATATTGAAACACTTTATCGTAATATTCCCTCTCGAAGTTGACCGTGTATGACGGGATGCCGATTTGCGCGCAGACGCGACGCACGTCTTCCGCGTCCTCTTCGGCGGTGCAGACGCCTAATTCGTCGGTGTCGTCCCAGTTTTTCATGAAGATGCCGATGACGTCGTACCCTTGCCGCTTCAGCAGCAACGCCGTCACGGAGCTGTCCACGCCGCCGGACATGCCGACGACGACGCGGGTTTCGGAAGGGGATTTCTTATTTGAAGTCATGTGAAATTCACCTGCTTTGCTTATAATTTCGAATTGAATGTATTGTAACATACGCGCTATGAAAATAAAGAATTGTGGCTTTCGTAAACTTGCTCACTTGTTTGATGAATATAGAAAAGGTTCGACAATTTTATGAAAACGTAAAGGTTTTCCTTACCAAACCCTCTCCCATGTGATAACATATAAACGTTATCGGCATAGTTTGGATTGCGGATTTTCCGTCAATTCTAATGAACGAAGCGTTTTTTTCGCGCGAATAAATGGGGGGAACCCTTTGAAAATATCGACGAAAGGCCGCTACGGTCTTACGATCATGATGGAATTGGCGGTTCGATACGGCGAGGGGCCGACCTCGCTGAAGTCGATCGCCGAGAAGCACGGCTTGTCCGAACATTATTTGGAGCAGCTCGTCGCGCCGCTGCGCAACGCGGGTCTCGTGAAGAGCGTCCGCGGCGCCTACGGCGGCTACGTCTTGTCCGAGCCGCCGGAGGACGTGACCGCGGGCCGCGTCATTCGGCTGCTCGAAGGACCGATCTCGCCTGTGGATTTCACGGAAGAAGACGATCCCGCGAAGCGCGACCTGTGGATTCGCATTCGCGATTCGATCGCTTCGGTGCTCGATTCGACGACGCTGGCGGGCCTCATCTCCTACAAGGACGATGAAGGACAAGCCGCTCCGAGCTACATGTTCTATATTTAGACGAAGGTGAACCGGACCGACATGACGACGAACCAACAACCGATCTATCTCGATCACGCGGCGACGACGCCGATGCACCCCGAGGTGCTGGAGGCGATGTTGCCTTATTTCATGTCGTCGTACGGCAACCCGTCGAGCGTGCACCGCTTCGGCCGCGAGGCCAAGGCGGGTTTGACGGCGGCGCGGGACTCGCTTGCGGCTCGGCTCGGGTGCTCCCCGGCCGAGCTCGTCTTTACGAGCGGCGGCACGGAGAGCGATAATCTGGCGCTCCTCGGCGCCGCCCTCGCGGCCGCACCGGAACGCCGCCGCGTCGTGACGACGGCGGTAGAGCATCATGCCGTGCTGCATGCGGCGGCCGAGCTGGAACGCCTCGGATTCGAGGTCGTCTATGCCCCTGTCGACGAGACGGGGCGAGTCGACCTCGACGCGCTGTCCGCCGCCATCGACGAGAAGACCGCGCTTGTGTCGGTCATGTACGCCAATAACGAGGTCGGCACGCTGCAGCCGATCGAAACGATCGGCGCCCTCGCGCGAGAGCGAGGGGCCGTGTTTCATGTCGACGCCGTTCAGGCGCTCGGCACGCAGTCGATCGACCTGTCGCGGCTGCCGGTCGACCTGATGAGCTTCTCCGCGCATAAAATCAACGGCCCGAAGGGCGTCGGCCTGCTGTACGCCAATCGGCGCGTGAAGCTGCACGCTCGCGCGTTCGGCGGCTCGCAGGAGCGGAGCCGACGCGCCGGCACCGAGAACGTCGCCGGCGCCGTCGGCTTCGCCAAGGCGGCCGAGCTGGCGCTGGCCGACCTGCCGCGCCGCCGGGACGAGCTCGCGGCGCTTCGCGACGCGATGCTGGCGACGTTCGAGCGGCTGCTCCCGGACGGCGGCTTCGTCGTGAACGGGCACCCGTCCGAATCGCTTCCGCATGTGCTGAACGTCAGCTTCCCGGGGGCGAGCTCCGAGTCGCTCCTGATGAACCTCGACCTCGAAGGGATCGCGGCGGCGAGCGGGTCCGCCTG
Proteins encoded:
- the cymR gene encoding cysteine metabolism transcriptional regulator CymR gives rise to the protein MKISTKGRYGLTIMMELAVRYGEGPTSLKSIAEKHGLSEHYLEQLVAPLRNAGLVKSVRGAYGGYVLSEPPEDVTAGRVIRLLEGPISPVDFTEEDDPAKRDLWIRIRDSIASVLDSTTLAGLISYKDDEGQAAPSYMFYI
- a CDS encoding RCC1 domain-containing protein; this translates as MVVRPKLARSAARAAAFAVAMTLAFGAHASAAVQEKKAEEPKPIPPYVISAEDSHNIAYDEKGQVWYWGGLVDLVEGQIKFQDNRPKIMQGLKDVASVTAGHSTDIIVKKDGSVWEWGRKFTYTDGSNGFSQLIEPKRIDGLERIVKAFPSSGVFGAIDEDGSVWVWHTLPSPTKPMKLETRKAKEISFSGGTAYILATDGTVWQWKAYFGGGWGSLPQANASANTTRVEGVSKVVALSRSSVGSNHIFAIKEDGSVYGWGNNGSGNLGLENTREVSKPQLIPNLTNVAAIETASYKTLIVKTDGTVWRLGMEIGANPDLERNAYEPEQIEGLTDVVSVALGDFHAIAATSAGEIWTWGFVGDFGLNHKEVPVLLTLPKK
- the mnmA gene encoding tRNA 2-thiouridine(34) synthase MnmA encodes the protein MTSNKKSPSETRVVVGMSGGVDSSVTALLLKRQGYDVIGIFMKNWDDTDELGVCTAEEDAEDVRRVCAQIGIPSYTVNFEREYYDKVFQYFLDEYRAGRTPNPDVMCNREIKFGEFLSKAIELGADYVATGHYARVVEEDGEFKLLRGVDRNKDQTYFLNALNQRQLSKAMFPIGGYTKPEIRAIAEEAGLATAKKKDSTGVCFIGEKNFKEFLSGYLPARGGEIRTFDGEVKGRHDGLMYYTLGQRQGLGIGGSGTGEPWFVADKDLERNILYVVQGESDPRLYSHRLEATGVSWVAGRPPADGTFSVAAKFRYRQPDQAVRVTMTGADACVVEFETPQKAITPGQAVVFYDGETCLGGGTIDRVLKDSGESLLMGAGLKNV
- a CDS encoding DNA-3-methyladenine glycosylase family protein; its protein translation is MTDVLTASETPVRIPIPIVPPYDAKLLFERYEQVGNRARLVRLEPERMRFARAIRAGGGALAVAVEFGGDAEAPTADAVLPAGTPPAAAAEAARAVAHMIGANVDLAACYAALGGDARFASLFERLRGSKLLLDPDPFECMMKTIITQQLNLSFAGTLIERLAVLAGETLEHEGKPLLVFPDAEAVARLSYDELRALSFSQRKAEYVIDTARAVVDGRIDWSRVERMSDDEAMRDLTQLRGIGRWSVECLLIFAYGRADLLPAADIGLRNAVRNVYGLDAQPSAADIDAIGAAWAPWRTYATYYLWESLRLK
- a CDS encoding cysteine desulfurase family protein; this encodes MTTNQQPIYLDHAATTPMHPEVLEAMLPYFMSSYGNPSSVHRFGREAKAGLTAARDSLAARLGCSPAELVFTSGGTESDNLALLGAALAAAPERRRVVTTAVEHHAVLHAAAELERLGFEVVYAPVDETGRVDLDALSAAIDEKTALVSVMYANNEVGTLQPIETIGALARERGAVFHVDAVQALGTQSIDLSRLPVDLMSFSAHKINGPKGVGLLYANRRVKLHARAFGGSQERSRRAGTENVAGAVGFAKAAELALADLPRRRDELAALRDAMLATFERLLPDGGFVVNGHPSESLPHVLNVSFPGASSESLLMNLDLEGIAAASGSACSSGSLQPSHVLRAMGVPDERLRSAVRFSFGMGNCLNSVTFAAEKVATLAKRLTYK